From one Lolium rigidum isolate FL_2022 chromosome 4, APGP_CSIRO_Lrig_0.1, whole genome shotgun sequence genomic stretch:
- the LOC124705446 gene encoding probable carbohydrate esterase At4g34215 — protein sequence MLLLLVALLAAPTAVAGGEKIPTLVFILAGQSNMGGRGGATVGGRWDGYVPPQCAPSPRTLRLSPALQWEEAREPLHAGVDVGNVLGVGPGMPFAHAVLRSARVPKGSVVGLVPCAQGGTPIANWSRGTDLYDRMVTRARAAVAGTGGRGRLAAVLWFQGETDTIRREDALAYAGRMEAMVRDVRRDLAMPDLLVIQVGIATGQGKFVDLVRKAQRAVRVPNLRYVDAKGLPIANDYTHLTTQAQVRLGAMLAEAYLATLH from the exons atgctgctcctcctcgtcgccctcCTCGCGGCGCCCACGGCGGTTGCCGGCGGCGAGAAGATCCCGACGCTGGTGTTCATCCTGGCGGGGCAGTCCAACATGGGTGGCCGGGGCGGCGCCACGGTCGGCGGCAGGTGGGACGGGTACGTCCCGCCGCAGTGCGCGCCGTCGCCGCGCACCCTGCGCCTCTCCCCGGCGCTGCAGTGGGAGGAGGCCCGCGAGCCGCTCCACGCCGGCGTGGACGTCGGCAACGTGCTGGGGGTCGGCCCCGGCATGCCGTTCGCGCACGCGGTGCTGCGGTCCGCCAGGGTGCCCAAGGGCAGCGTGGTGGGGCTGGTGCCGTGCGCGCAGGGCGGCACGCCGATCGCCAACTGGTCCCGCGGCACGGACCTCTACGACCGCATGGTCACCCGCGCCAGGGCCGCCGTGGCCGGCACCGGGGGGCGCGGGAGGCTCGCGGCGGTGCTGTGGTTCCAGGGGGAGACGGACACCATCAGGAGGGAGGACGCGCTGGCCTACGCCGGCCGCATGGAGGCCATGGTCCGCGACGTCCGCCGGGACCTCGCCATGCCCGACCTCCTCGTCATCCAG GTTGGGATCGCGACGGGGCAGGGCAAGTTCGTGGATCTGGTGCGCAAGGCGCAGCGGGCGGTGAGGGTGCCCAACCTCAGGTACGTCGACGCCAAGGGGCTCCCCATCGCCAACGACTACACGCACCTCACCACCCAGGCACAGGTCCGCCTCGGCGCCATGCTCGCCGAAGCTTACCTCGCCACGCTCCACTGA
- the LOC124647467 gene encoding 60S ribosomal protein L10-2, with amino-acid sequence MGRRPARCYRQIKNKPYPKSRYCRGVPDPKIRIYDVGMKKKGVDEFSHCVHLVSWEKENVSSEALEAARIACNKYMTKHAGKDAFHLRVRVHPFHVLRINKMLSCAGADRLQTGMRGAFGKPQGVCARVAIGQVLLSVRCKANNAVHATEALRRAKFKFPGRQKIIESRKWGFTKFNRNDYLKLKSEGRILPDGVNAKLLGCHGRLSNRAPGQAFLSDDIVA; translated from the exons atgggGAGAA GACCTGCGAGGTGCTATCGCCAGATCAAGAACAAGCCATACCCCAAGTCAAGGTACTGCCGTGGTGTCCCTGATCCCAAGATCAGGATCTACGATGTCGGCATGAAGAAGAAGGGTGTGGATGAGTTCTCTCACTGTGTCCACCTTGTCTCATGGGAGAAGGAGAACGTCTCCAGCGAGGCTCTTGAGGCTGCCCGTATTGCTTGCAACAAGTACATGACCAAGCATGCAGGAAAGGACGCCTTCCACCTCAGGGTCCGGGTTCACCCGTTCCATGTGCTGCGCATCAACAAGATGCTTTCGTGCGCTGGGGCTGATAGGCTCCAGACCGGAATGAGGGGTGCTTTCGGGAAGCCACAGGGAGTCTGCGCCCGTGTTGCTATTGGACAGGTGCTTCTTTCTGTGCGCTGCAAGGCCAACAACGCTGTCCATGCTACTGAGGCTCTCCGTCGTGCCAAGTTCAAGTTCCCTGGCCGCCAAAAGATCATTGAGAGCAGGAAGTG GGGTTTCACCAAGTTCAACCGCAATGACTACCTTAAGCTCAAGAGTGAGGGCAGGATCTTGCCTGATGGCGTCAACGCTAAG CTTCTCGGATGCCATGGTCGCCTCTCCAACCGTGCCCCTGGACAAGCTTTCCTGTCGGACGACATCGTCGCATAA